A region from the Rosa rugosa chromosome 6, drRosRugo1.1, whole genome shotgun sequence genome encodes:
- the LOC133718352 gene encoding protein PARALOG OF AIPP2 isoform X1 → MGSKAVEVSDETCHVSGANHYSVNVSDNLSSFKSKACDSLQQTTSETSNLLSVNSSYDSLSANAESRAPLRFSNTSDDLEGVEKFPNTYSDSKVVQVHEDNISCVSKANDTITAFSNHNRNVERKNLSCSLASVGSVGPEEFGKPPNSVFLEIPPLKDPSSGSGRLKERVPEFSGLMDSSLTKEAITSQKFASYKGLEASTKICPKFEADTSDDGQDSKQEALKCSDHGEQDIKSSQVVEAAAMQPLQSVNGDDSDESDIVEHDVKVCDICGDAGREESLATCSRCSDGAEHIYCMRKMLRRVPKGDWLCEECKFTEQTENQKQGTDLDGNRMKKAILSTQLSNKRRADNIEAAPSSKRQTLETRVGSPKPSSPKRTVALSRESSFKSMDKDKLKSAYQTSLPTNDVSEAARSPTTGPRLQTAKGALLKSNSFNMYTKPKVKLVDNIVPQKQKGSKEHGTLDMKERTARMMGKSVSFRSPDSGRSNVSESKVKMLSSKFNPLQDLKGMKQLKERSTVERKNLSKLERPPVSLITSSAIVSTPKVDQASRGDTSLLSSVSNLREHKALLSDGKLNTSSKAISSLTRKGVETQSSPGGSSPISGMCSAASEEKSNQVISNNEPLSSYSQPVEKVPADDEGKLEDTLRSWEMTNQTDKTRETSVRSRPIVAASSKSLFCSICKEIGHTAESCKSGISQASVTDVSPPRSSREEVPRGSRLKDAIHAALLRKPEIYKKKTLPDQPDELSASNMESSSEVASPEFVSNMLNNNTYTEGSHDGEAIPGSSTSDFYKNTLQPANSVIPSRVVDSGSVLPSFGKSTMRDLQRQASVGMSVLMKTTAIPEYEYIWQGSFELQRGGNILDLCGGIQAHLSTCASPKVLEVVNKFPHKVPLKEVPRLSVWPAQFHQSGVREDNIALYFFAKDLESYERNYKILIDAMIKNDLALKGKFGGVELLILPSNQLPEKSQRWNMLYFLWGVFRETRVHYIDSTRKLDVPGLNDVSLDNDTPTVMALSKNLHVPEHIGAADRLSGAASASKSPEPVVLTVSKDLESKDTYPEEMCFGSKENLVLQDSRVDSEYTTNNAGLSGGVKRTTPSLQEVCLRESRLDSVGPVGMERIADRKNMVGVPGGDEEVILEKVKIDRDEFKQVKELKREDGSKEMETAFVRDLTTRVNSCQSNNRIHPHIDLSEPAASSTTNQEMPWNVVNTMQRDGQSDSKKPKLDTSELHGFSTSKFVLSTSEEEMNCPEACDEKVIPEDLGTTERHFFPVESRNVQDFQMDNNSLPWKNFSSGNEDKSDGFPSLELALRAETKPPSKGNLPFFVGLGDERDNQDRSLEKTLGEKEDDVSASLSLSLSFPFPDKEQPVKPVTKSEQLLPERHHVNTSLLLFGRFPEK, encoded by the exons ATGGGGTCAAAGGCTGTTGAAGTTTCTGATGAAACCTGTCATGTTAGCGGGGCGAATCATTATTCTGTCAATGTGAGTGATAATTTGTCTTCTTTCAAGAGCAAGGCATGTGACAGTTTACAGCAGACCACCAGTGAGACAAGTAACCTACTTAGCGTCAATTCGAGTTATGATTCTTTGTCTGCAAATGCTGAAAGCAGAGCACCCCTAAGGTTTTCTAATACTTCTGATGATTTAGAAGGTGTTGAGAAATTTCCAAATACATACAGTGATTCTAAAGTTGTTCAAGTTCATGAGGATAACATATCATGTGTAAGTAAAGCGAATGATACAATTACAGCATTCAGTAATCATAACAGGAATGTAGAGAGGAAGAACCTTTCTTGTAGTTTAGCTTCAGTCGGTAGTGTAGGCCCTGAAGAATTTGGAAAGCCACCCAATTCAGTCTTCTTGGAGATTCCTCCTTTGAAAGATCCAAGTTCTGGCAGTGGCAGATTGAAG GAGAGAGTGCCAGAATTCTCTGGACTTATGGACTCATCATTAACAAAAGAAGCAATTACTAGCCAGAAATTTGCATCTTATAAAGGTTTGGAGGCCTCTACAAAAATTTGTCCAAAGTTTGAAGCAGATACCAGTGATGATGGCCAAGACTCAAAACAGGAAGCTTTGAAATGTTCAGATCATGGTGAACAGGATATTAAGTCTAGTCAGGTGGTTGAAGCAGCTGCTATGCAGCCTTTGCAATCCGTCAATGGTGATGACAGTGATGAATCTGATATTGTGGAGCATGAT GTAAAGGTATGTGATATTTGTGGGGACGCAGGTCGTGAAGAATCGCTTGCCACTTGTAGCAGATGCAGCGATGGTGCAGAACACAT CTATTGCATGCGAAAAATGCTTCGGAGAGTTCCTAAAGGTGACTGGTTGTGTGAGGAATGCAAGTTCACTGAGCAAACTGAAAACCAGAAGCAAG GTACAGATTTAGATGGAAACAGAATGAAGAAAGCCATCTTGAGTACACAGCTCTCTAATAAGAGACGTGCAGACAATATAGAAGCGGCTCCTTCTTCTAAAAGGCAGACTCTTGAGACTCGGGTGGGATCACCAAAGCCGTCCAGCCCTAAGAGAACAGTTGCATTATCACGTGAGTCTTCATTCAAGAGTATGGATAAGGATAAGTTGAAGTCCGCTTATCAGACTTCTCTGCCCACTAATGATGTATCAGAAGCTGCACGCTCTCCAACAACCGGTCCTCGGCTTCAAACAGCCAAGG GTGCATTGTTAAAGTCAAATTCCTTCAACATGTATACCAAACCAAAGGTTAAACTTGTAGACAACATTGTTCCTCAGAAGCAGAAGGGGTCTAAAGAGCATGGTACTCTTGATATGAAGGAGAGGACAGCCAGAATGATGGGCAAATCTGTGTCATTCAGATCTCCTGACTCGGGGCGTTCCAATGTGTCCGAGTCAAAAGTTAAAATGCTTTCATCAAAATTTAACCCTCTTCAAGATCTGAAAGGAATGAAACAACTAAAAGAGCGGAGCACAgttgaaagaaaaaatttgtCTAAACTAGAACGTCCTCCAGTTAGTTTGATAACATCAAGTGCTATTGTTTCAACACCTAAGGTTGACCAAGCATCCCGTGGTGATACCAGTTTGCTTTCATCTGTGAGCAACCTTCGAGAGCATAAGGCTCTGCTATCTGATGGAAAATTAAATACGTCATCAAAAGCAATAAGTAGTCTAACTCGTAAAGGTGTTGAAACTCAAAGTTCTCCAG GTGGTTCTTCACCTATTAGTGGAATGTGTAgtgctgcttctgaagaaaagTCGAACCAAGTTATCTCTAACAATGAACCTTTATCCAGCTATTCTCAGCCTGTTGAGAAAGTACCTGCTGATGATGAAGGGAAATTAGAAGATACACTTCGATCATGGGAAATGACAAATCAGACTGATAAAACCAGGGAGACCTCTGTTCGCAGTAGGCCGATTGTTGCAGCTAGTTCAAAAAGTCTTTTCTGTTCAATTTGTAAGGAGATTGGTCATACTGCTGAATCTTGCAAAAGCGGGATTTCACAGGCTAGTGTTACTGATGTTTCTCCTCCAAGAAGTTCCAGGGAGGAGGTGCCAAGAGGTAGTAGGTTGAAAGATGCAATTCACGCTGCTTTGCTTAGAAAGCCTGAAATATACAAAAAGAAAACATTACCAGATCAACCTGATGAATTGTCCGCATCCAACATGGAATCAAGTTCTGAAGTAGCTTCTCCAGAGTTTGTATCAAATATGTTGAATAATAACACATATACTGAAGGATCACATGATGGAGAAGCAATTCCTGGGAGTTCTACTTCCGATTTCTACAAGAATACATTACAGCCCGCTAATTCTGTGATTCCTTCCAGGGTGGTAGACTCTGGTTCTGTTCTTCCTTCTTTTGGGAAGTCAACAATGAGAGATTTGCAGAGACAGGCTTCAGTGGGGATGTCTGTTCTTATGAAGACAACAGCCATTCCAGAATATGAATACATCTGGCA GGGGAGCTTTGAACTGCAAAGAGGTGGAAATATTCTGGATCTATGCGGTGGAATTCAAGCTCATTTATCGACTTGTGCATCACCAAAAGTACTTGAAGTGGTGAACAAATTTCCGCACAAAGTTCCTCTGAAAGAAGTACCTCGTTTAAGTGTATGGCCAGCACAATTTCATCAAAGTGGTGTTAGAGAGGACAATATAGCACTTTACTTCTTTGCCAAAGATCTTGAGAG TTATGAAAGGAACTACAAGATCCTTATAGATGCAATGATCAAGAATGATTTAGCCCTCAAAGGAAAGTTTGGTGGGGTTGAACTTCTGATACTCCCCTCAAATCAGCTTCCTGAGAAATCACAAC GTTGGAATATGCTTTATTTCTTATGGGGTGTGTTCAGGGAGACAAGGGTGCATTACATAGATTCTACTAGAAAATTAGATGTTCCTGGCTTGAATGATGTCTCATTGGACAATGACACTCCCACTGTGATGGCTTTATCCAAGAACCTGCACGTTCCCGAGCATATAGGTGCAGCTGACAGGTTGTCTGGTGCAGCCTCTGCATCCAAGTCCCCAGAGCCTGTGGTTCTTACAGTTAGCAAGGATCTTGAGAGCAAAGATACGTATCCGGAAGAGATGTGTTTTGGTTCAAAAGAGAACTTGGTGCTACAGGATAGTAGGGTTGACTCCGAATACACAACAAACAATGCAGGCTTGTCTGGAGGAGTTAAACGCACCACTCCTTCACTG CAAGAAGTTTGCCTTCGAGAGAGCAGACTAGACTCTGTAGGGCCTGTTGGTATGGAGAGAATTGCAGATAGAAAGAACATGGTTGGTGTCCCAGGAGGTGACGAGGAGGTGATTTTGGAAAAAGTGAAAATAGACAGGGATGAATTTAAACAAGTGAAGGAGCTGAAGAGAGAGGATGGATCTAAAGAAATGGAAACAGCTTTTGTGAGAGACTTGACAACAAGAGTCAACTCTTGTCAGTCTAATAATAGAATACATCCCCATATAGATCTGTCAGAGCCAGCAGCTTCTTCCACCACAAATCAAGAAATGCCATGGAATGTTGTGAATACTATGCAAAGAGATGGACAGAGTGATAGTAAGAAGCCAAAACTAGATACTAGTGAACTACATGGTTTTAGTACTTCAAAGTTTGTTCTTTCTACTTCAGAAGAGGAGATGAATTGTCCTGAAGCATGTGATGAAAAAGTTATTCCAGAGGACTTGGGAACTACTGAAAGGCACTTCTTTCCTGTGGAATCAAGGAATGTCCAGGATTTTCAGATGGACAACAACTCTCTGCCATGGAAAAATTTCTCTTCAGGAAATGAGGATAAGTCTGACGGGTTTCCAAGTCTCGAGCTTGCTCTCAGGGCAGAAACAAAACCACCAAGTAAGGGAAATCTGCCTTTCTTTGTCGGGTTAGGTGATGAGAGAGATAACCAGGATAGGTCTTTAGAAAAAACACTTGGTGAGAAAGAGGATGATGTCTCTGCTTCACtttcactctctctttctttccccTTCCCAGACAAGGAACAACCTGTGAAACCTGTTACAAAATCTGAGCAACTTCTGCCTGAAAGGCACCACGTGAATACATCACTGCTTCTGTTTGGGCGCTTTCCAGAAAAATAG
- the LOC133715539 gene encoding uncharacterized protein LOC133715539 isoform X1, which translates to MAICSAPLTTSFSVGSGSQLKAREIWLSGKSESVKLTAQSQSRRNSVQLRNNRNFCVRAEYSDGNRGGGADFLAGFLVGGAVFGTLAYVFAPQIRRSLLNEDEYGFRKARRPIYYDEGLEKTRQTLNAKISQLNSAIDNVSSRLRGGNNAPAAPVQSDPEVEATM; encoded by the exons ATGGCGATCTGCTCGGCTCCTCTAACCACTTCATTCTCAG TAGGCAGCGGATCTCAGCTGAAAGCGCGTGAGATTTGGTTGTCCGGCAAGTCGGAATCAGTAAAACTCACCGCACAGAGCCAGAGCCGGAGAAACTCGGTTCAATTGCGAAACAACCGTAATTTCTGTGTTCGTGCTGAGTATAG TGATGGTAATAGAGGTGGAGGTGCTGATTTTCTTGCTGGTTTCCTGGTCGGAGGTGCTGTGTTTGGAACTTTAGCTTATGTTTTTGCTCCACAG ATCAGAAGATCTCTCCTCAATGAAGATGAATATGGATTTCGTAAGGCCAGGAGACCAATATATTATGACGAAGGTTTAGAG AAGACCAGGCAGACCTTGAATGCAAAAATAAGCCAGCTCAATTCAGCCATTGACAATGTCTCTTCCCGCTTGAGAGGTGGGAACAATGCGCCCGCGGCGCCAGTCCAAAGTGATCCCGAAGTAGAAGCTACCATGTGA
- the LOC133718352 gene encoding protein PARALOG OF AIPP2 isoform X2, producing MGSKAVEVSDETCHVSGANHYSVNVSDNLSSFKSKACDSLQQTTSETSNLLSVNSSYDSLSANAESRAPLRFSNTSDDLEGVEKFPNTYSDSKVVQVHEDNISCVSKANDTITAFSNHNRNVERKNLSCSLASVGSVGPEEFGKPPNSVFLEIPPLKDPSSGSGRLKERVPEFSGLMDSSLTKEAITSQKFASYKGLEASTKICPKFEADTSDDGQDSKQEALKCSDHGEQDIKSSQVVEAAAMQPLQSVNGDDSDESDIVEHDVKVCDICGDAGREESLATCSRCSDGAEHIYCMRKMLRRVPKGDWLCEECKFTEQTENQKQDLDGNRMKKAILSTQLSNKRRADNIEAAPSSKRQTLETRVGSPKPSSPKRTVALSRESSFKSMDKDKLKSAYQTSLPTNDVSEAARSPTTGPRLQTAKGALLKSNSFNMYTKPKVKLVDNIVPQKQKGSKEHGTLDMKERTARMMGKSVSFRSPDSGRSNVSESKVKMLSSKFNPLQDLKGMKQLKERSTVERKNLSKLERPPVSLITSSAIVSTPKVDQASRGDTSLLSSVSNLREHKALLSDGKLNTSSKAISSLTRKGVETQSSPGGSSPISGMCSAASEEKSNQVISNNEPLSSYSQPVEKVPADDEGKLEDTLRSWEMTNQTDKTRETSVRSRPIVAASSKSLFCSICKEIGHTAESCKSGISQASVTDVSPPRSSREEVPRGSRLKDAIHAALLRKPEIYKKKTLPDQPDELSASNMESSSEVASPEFVSNMLNNNTYTEGSHDGEAIPGSSTSDFYKNTLQPANSVIPSRVVDSGSVLPSFGKSTMRDLQRQASVGMSVLMKTTAIPEYEYIWQGSFELQRGGNILDLCGGIQAHLSTCASPKVLEVVNKFPHKVPLKEVPRLSVWPAQFHQSGVREDNIALYFFAKDLESYERNYKILIDAMIKNDLALKGKFGGVELLILPSNQLPEKSQRWNMLYFLWGVFRETRVHYIDSTRKLDVPGLNDVSLDNDTPTVMALSKNLHVPEHIGAADRLSGAASASKSPEPVVLTVSKDLESKDTYPEEMCFGSKENLVLQDSRVDSEYTTNNAGLSGGVKRTTPSLQEVCLRESRLDSVGPVGMERIADRKNMVGVPGGDEEVILEKVKIDRDEFKQVKELKREDGSKEMETAFVRDLTTRVNSCQSNNRIHPHIDLSEPAASSTTNQEMPWNVVNTMQRDGQSDSKKPKLDTSELHGFSTSKFVLSTSEEEMNCPEACDEKVIPEDLGTTERHFFPVESRNVQDFQMDNNSLPWKNFSSGNEDKSDGFPSLELALRAETKPPSKGNLPFFVGLGDERDNQDRSLEKTLGEKEDDVSASLSLSLSFPFPDKEQPVKPVTKSEQLLPERHHVNTSLLLFGRFPEK from the exons ATGGGGTCAAAGGCTGTTGAAGTTTCTGATGAAACCTGTCATGTTAGCGGGGCGAATCATTATTCTGTCAATGTGAGTGATAATTTGTCTTCTTTCAAGAGCAAGGCATGTGACAGTTTACAGCAGACCACCAGTGAGACAAGTAACCTACTTAGCGTCAATTCGAGTTATGATTCTTTGTCTGCAAATGCTGAAAGCAGAGCACCCCTAAGGTTTTCTAATACTTCTGATGATTTAGAAGGTGTTGAGAAATTTCCAAATACATACAGTGATTCTAAAGTTGTTCAAGTTCATGAGGATAACATATCATGTGTAAGTAAAGCGAATGATACAATTACAGCATTCAGTAATCATAACAGGAATGTAGAGAGGAAGAACCTTTCTTGTAGTTTAGCTTCAGTCGGTAGTGTAGGCCCTGAAGAATTTGGAAAGCCACCCAATTCAGTCTTCTTGGAGATTCCTCCTTTGAAAGATCCAAGTTCTGGCAGTGGCAGATTGAAG GAGAGAGTGCCAGAATTCTCTGGACTTATGGACTCATCATTAACAAAAGAAGCAATTACTAGCCAGAAATTTGCATCTTATAAAGGTTTGGAGGCCTCTACAAAAATTTGTCCAAAGTTTGAAGCAGATACCAGTGATGATGGCCAAGACTCAAAACAGGAAGCTTTGAAATGTTCAGATCATGGTGAACAGGATATTAAGTCTAGTCAGGTGGTTGAAGCAGCTGCTATGCAGCCTTTGCAATCCGTCAATGGTGATGACAGTGATGAATCTGATATTGTGGAGCATGAT GTAAAGGTATGTGATATTTGTGGGGACGCAGGTCGTGAAGAATCGCTTGCCACTTGTAGCAGATGCAGCGATGGTGCAGAACACAT CTATTGCATGCGAAAAATGCTTCGGAGAGTTCCTAAAGGTGACTGGTTGTGTGAGGAATGCAAGTTCACTGAGCAAACTGAAAACCAGAAGCAAG ATTTAGATGGAAACAGAATGAAGAAAGCCATCTTGAGTACACAGCTCTCTAATAAGAGACGTGCAGACAATATAGAAGCGGCTCCTTCTTCTAAAAGGCAGACTCTTGAGACTCGGGTGGGATCACCAAAGCCGTCCAGCCCTAAGAGAACAGTTGCATTATCACGTGAGTCTTCATTCAAGAGTATGGATAAGGATAAGTTGAAGTCCGCTTATCAGACTTCTCTGCCCACTAATGATGTATCAGAAGCTGCACGCTCTCCAACAACCGGTCCTCGGCTTCAAACAGCCAAGG GTGCATTGTTAAAGTCAAATTCCTTCAACATGTATACCAAACCAAAGGTTAAACTTGTAGACAACATTGTTCCTCAGAAGCAGAAGGGGTCTAAAGAGCATGGTACTCTTGATATGAAGGAGAGGACAGCCAGAATGATGGGCAAATCTGTGTCATTCAGATCTCCTGACTCGGGGCGTTCCAATGTGTCCGAGTCAAAAGTTAAAATGCTTTCATCAAAATTTAACCCTCTTCAAGATCTGAAAGGAATGAAACAACTAAAAGAGCGGAGCACAgttgaaagaaaaaatttgtCTAAACTAGAACGTCCTCCAGTTAGTTTGATAACATCAAGTGCTATTGTTTCAACACCTAAGGTTGACCAAGCATCCCGTGGTGATACCAGTTTGCTTTCATCTGTGAGCAACCTTCGAGAGCATAAGGCTCTGCTATCTGATGGAAAATTAAATACGTCATCAAAAGCAATAAGTAGTCTAACTCGTAAAGGTGTTGAAACTCAAAGTTCTCCAG GTGGTTCTTCACCTATTAGTGGAATGTGTAgtgctgcttctgaagaaaagTCGAACCAAGTTATCTCTAACAATGAACCTTTATCCAGCTATTCTCAGCCTGTTGAGAAAGTACCTGCTGATGATGAAGGGAAATTAGAAGATACACTTCGATCATGGGAAATGACAAATCAGACTGATAAAACCAGGGAGACCTCTGTTCGCAGTAGGCCGATTGTTGCAGCTAGTTCAAAAAGTCTTTTCTGTTCAATTTGTAAGGAGATTGGTCATACTGCTGAATCTTGCAAAAGCGGGATTTCACAGGCTAGTGTTACTGATGTTTCTCCTCCAAGAAGTTCCAGGGAGGAGGTGCCAAGAGGTAGTAGGTTGAAAGATGCAATTCACGCTGCTTTGCTTAGAAAGCCTGAAATATACAAAAAGAAAACATTACCAGATCAACCTGATGAATTGTCCGCATCCAACATGGAATCAAGTTCTGAAGTAGCTTCTCCAGAGTTTGTATCAAATATGTTGAATAATAACACATATACTGAAGGATCACATGATGGAGAAGCAATTCCTGGGAGTTCTACTTCCGATTTCTACAAGAATACATTACAGCCCGCTAATTCTGTGATTCCTTCCAGGGTGGTAGACTCTGGTTCTGTTCTTCCTTCTTTTGGGAAGTCAACAATGAGAGATTTGCAGAGACAGGCTTCAGTGGGGATGTCTGTTCTTATGAAGACAACAGCCATTCCAGAATATGAATACATCTGGCA GGGGAGCTTTGAACTGCAAAGAGGTGGAAATATTCTGGATCTATGCGGTGGAATTCAAGCTCATTTATCGACTTGTGCATCACCAAAAGTACTTGAAGTGGTGAACAAATTTCCGCACAAAGTTCCTCTGAAAGAAGTACCTCGTTTAAGTGTATGGCCAGCACAATTTCATCAAAGTGGTGTTAGAGAGGACAATATAGCACTTTACTTCTTTGCCAAAGATCTTGAGAG TTATGAAAGGAACTACAAGATCCTTATAGATGCAATGATCAAGAATGATTTAGCCCTCAAAGGAAAGTTTGGTGGGGTTGAACTTCTGATACTCCCCTCAAATCAGCTTCCTGAGAAATCACAAC GTTGGAATATGCTTTATTTCTTATGGGGTGTGTTCAGGGAGACAAGGGTGCATTACATAGATTCTACTAGAAAATTAGATGTTCCTGGCTTGAATGATGTCTCATTGGACAATGACACTCCCACTGTGATGGCTTTATCCAAGAACCTGCACGTTCCCGAGCATATAGGTGCAGCTGACAGGTTGTCTGGTGCAGCCTCTGCATCCAAGTCCCCAGAGCCTGTGGTTCTTACAGTTAGCAAGGATCTTGAGAGCAAAGATACGTATCCGGAAGAGATGTGTTTTGGTTCAAAAGAGAACTTGGTGCTACAGGATAGTAGGGTTGACTCCGAATACACAACAAACAATGCAGGCTTGTCTGGAGGAGTTAAACGCACCACTCCTTCACTG CAAGAAGTTTGCCTTCGAGAGAGCAGACTAGACTCTGTAGGGCCTGTTGGTATGGAGAGAATTGCAGATAGAAAGAACATGGTTGGTGTCCCAGGAGGTGACGAGGAGGTGATTTTGGAAAAAGTGAAAATAGACAGGGATGAATTTAAACAAGTGAAGGAGCTGAAGAGAGAGGATGGATCTAAAGAAATGGAAACAGCTTTTGTGAGAGACTTGACAACAAGAGTCAACTCTTGTCAGTCTAATAATAGAATACATCCCCATATAGATCTGTCAGAGCCAGCAGCTTCTTCCACCACAAATCAAGAAATGCCATGGAATGTTGTGAATACTATGCAAAGAGATGGACAGAGTGATAGTAAGAAGCCAAAACTAGATACTAGTGAACTACATGGTTTTAGTACTTCAAAGTTTGTTCTTTCTACTTCAGAAGAGGAGATGAATTGTCCTGAAGCATGTGATGAAAAAGTTATTCCAGAGGACTTGGGAACTACTGAAAGGCACTTCTTTCCTGTGGAATCAAGGAATGTCCAGGATTTTCAGATGGACAACAACTCTCTGCCATGGAAAAATTTCTCTTCAGGAAATGAGGATAAGTCTGACGGGTTTCCAAGTCTCGAGCTTGCTCTCAGGGCAGAAACAAAACCACCAAGTAAGGGAAATCTGCCTTTCTTTGTCGGGTTAGGTGATGAGAGAGATAACCAGGATAGGTCTTTAGAAAAAACACTTGGTGAGAAAGAGGATGATGTCTCTGCTTCACtttcactctctctttctttccccTTCCCAGACAAGGAACAACCTGTGAAACCTGTTACAAAATCTGAGCAACTTCTGCCTGAAAGGCACCACGTGAATACATCACTGCTTCTGTTTGGGCGCTTTCCAGAAAAATAG
- the LOC133717041 gene encoding uncharacterized protein LOC133717041 translates to MLIYREGKNSCNWNRPVVFKELAAVSFAKAQETAVTDQFVAWLVKELQGTDFWKLQQAYSPGIQEYVEAATFCKFCRTETLLNLDEMNATLLPLSDPSLEPLQINVLNYLLGLADLTGELMRLAIGRISDGEVEFAEDMCKFVREIYRELTLVVPFMDDSNDMKTKMDTMLQSVMKIKNACFSVHVRGSEYMPLLGSEDPTSFLLGVPSVDI, encoded by the coding sequence ATGCTAATTTACAGAGAAGGGAAGAATTCCTGCAATTGGAATAGGCCGGTTGTCTTCAAAGAACTGGCAGCGGTGAGCTTTGCCAAAGCTCAGGAAACTGCCGTGACGGATCAGTTCGTGGCTTGGCTGGTTAAAGAGCTTCAAGGGACTGATTTTTGGAAGCTACAACAAGCATACTCGCCTGGGATACAAGAGTACGTTGAAGCTGCAACCTTCTGTAAATTCTGCAGGACCGAGACtcttttgaatcttgatgagATGAATGCTACTTTGCTACCACTCAGTGATCCGTCTCTTGAGCCTTTGCAGATCAATGTCCTTAACTATCTCCTAGGGCTTGCAGATTTGACTGGAGAGCTGATGCGGTTGGCAATTGGTCGAATTTCAGATGGTGAAGTTGAATTTGCTGAGGACATGTGCAAGTTTGTGCGTGAAATTTACAGGGAACTGACCCTAGTTGTCCCCTTTATGGATGATAGTAATGACATGAAGACGAAAATGGATACAATGCTTCAAAGTGTAATGAAGATAAAGAATGCTTGCTTCAGTGTTCATGTTAGAGGATCAGAGTATATGCCTCTACTTGGCTCCGAGGATCCAACTTCCTTTTTATTGGGAGTGCCCAGTGTTGATATATGA
- the LOC133715539 gene encoding uncharacterized protein LOC133715539 isoform X2 has product MAICSAPLTTSFSGSGSQLKAREIWLSGKSESVKLTAQSQSRRNSVQLRNNRNFCVRAEYSDGNRGGGADFLAGFLVGGAVFGTLAYVFAPQIRRSLLNEDEYGFRKARRPIYYDEGLEKTRQTLNAKISQLNSAIDNVSSRLRGGNNAPAAPVQSDPEVEATM; this is encoded by the exons ATGGCGATCTGCTCGGCTCCTCTAACCACTTCATTCTCAG GCAGCGGATCTCAGCTGAAAGCGCGTGAGATTTGGTTGTCCGGCAAGTCGGAATCAGTAAAACTCACCGCACAGAGCCAGAGCCGGAGAAACTCGGTTCAATTGCGAAACAACCGTAATTTCTGTGTTCGTGCTGAGTATAG TGATGGTAATAGAGGTGGAGGTGCTGATTTTCTTGCTGGTTTCCTGGTCGGAGGTGCTGTGTTTGGAACTTTAGCTTATGTTTTTGCTCCACAG ATCAGAAGATCTCTCCTCAATGAAGATGAATATGGATTTCGTAAGGCCAGGAGACCAATATATTATGACGAAGGTTTAGAG AAGACCAGGCAGACCTTGAATGCAAAAATAAGCCAGCTCAATTCAGCCATTGACAATGTCTCTTCCCGCTTGAGAGGTGGGAACAATGCGCCCGCGGCGCCAGTCCAAAGTGATCCCGAAGTAGAAGCTACCATGTGA